Proteins co-encoded in one Garra rufa chromosome 21, GarRuf1.0, whole genome shotgun sequence genomic window:
- the dact1 gene encoding dapper homolog 1 — protein MNELSEMLVSRDYCALMMRDRKECDARSREKADGEVERVRTRERLDATVAGLTELEYLRQRQELLVRSVLNCQEAAGEDKPCLTVEDSYLNTEEKLLEENILLLRKQLNCLRRRDAGLINQLQELDRQISDLRLDTETSHEHVETDSRPSSGFYDLSDGASGSLSNSSNSVFSECLSSCRSTTCLCTPLDASLCASEGRLKPADELGICAECDCHCEDSSSGTVRRSLSASYSPSPEGPCDGLSKFHCDLIAKNGNDIYRYPSPLHAVAVQSPVFFQSMTSHLKDDCNFSKLGEASSDEQKPEQVVGNHASQTLPNKKLDNYIFGLLQRRVQPLRTNKPRTSINTDPSKSILRQASLCSRAPSAVQAQQWTSDLKPNWQTCLQDASATSTEPSTASPQRQWSAEPKGGTLQNGAYFSPSQPQNGYTTTNDNNTSCLLKKKVSGATKGQPLSVASKDCQDLGSPNAVSSPKLNKHSYYTVEDNKSGQAMKASPLKRSPKTQTPASCGKDTEQLAPELHSLGSSSQSQDEGGQLVSAQYVPAQKQNVNLRKGGTKNIKIVKVKHSTSAKSRPHVSEQVPETVRDKHRTGSRRSRQVDEVHHLHKSSKKVSTKPKRIPASIPEGRILEKHTSSTGGRSSAQRHHGHHRHHEAVLAKPKYKRNDYHRRPKGLHEIPYEEAFKRAHRRQKREMLGHMSAMYLPSNAHYTSPYAYVGSDSEYSAECASLFHSTILDTSEDERSNYTTNCFGDSESSASEADYVAESSTSSDSEGSAGVNWPQFNQAGSHGMTSAQAKAFVKIKASHNLKKKILRFRSGSLKLMTTV, from the exons atgaatgaattGTCAGAGATGCTGGTGTCCAGGGATTATTGCGCGCTCATGATGCGGGATCGGAAGGAATGCGACGCGCGCTCTCGGGAGAAGGCGGACGGTGAAGTGGAGCGGGTTCGAACCCGGGAGCGTCTGGACGCGACTGTAGCGGGGCTGACCGAATTGGAGTATCTGAGACAGAGGCAGGAGCTGCTGGTCAGGAGTGTGTTGAACTGTCAGGAGGCTGCAGGAGAGGACAAACCCTGCCTTACAGTGGAGGACAGTTATCTGAACACTGAAGAGAAACTTCTGGAGGAGAATATTTTATTGCTCAGAAAACAATTG AACTGCCTTCGGAGGCGAGATGCAGGTTTGATCAACCAGCTCCAGGAATTAGACAGACAGATCAGTGACCTGCGGTTGGACACGGAGACTTCGCACGAACATGTGGAAACGGACAGCCGGCCAAGTTCAG GCTTTTACGACCTAAGCGACGGTGCTTCAGGATCCCTCTCCAATTCCTCCAACTCTGTCTTCAGCGAGTGTTTGTCCAGTTGTCGTTCCACCACCTGCCTGTGCACCCCCCTTGACGCCTCACTCTGTGCCTCCGAGGGAAGGCTTAAGCCTGCAG ATGAGCTGGGCATTTGTGCCGAGTGTGATTGCCATTGCGAAGACTCAAGTTCTGGAACCGTCCGCAGGTCTCTTTCTGCATCCTACTCCCCTTCCCCGGAAGGACCCTGCGATGGCCTGTCCAAGTTCCACTGTGACCTTATTGCCAAAAATGGTAACGACATTTACCGGTACCCGAGTCCTCTCCATGCGGTGGCTGTCCAGAGTCCCGTCTTCTTTCAATCTATGACTAGTCACCTAAAGGATGATTGTAACTTCTCCAAGCTTGGTGAAGCATCTAGTGATGAACAGAAACCTGAGCAGGTTGTGGGCAACCATGCCTCTCAAACACTCCCAAACAAAAAACTGGATAATTATATCTTTGGGCTACTTCAGAGGAGGGTGCAACCCTTGAGGACCAACAAACCCAGAACAAGCATCAACACTGACCCCTCTAAGAGCATTTTAAGGCAGGCTAGTCTTTGCTCACGGGCCCCTTCTGCTGTCCAGGCCCAGCAATGGACCTCTGACCTCAAGCCTAACTGGCAGACATGTTTACAAGATGCCTCAGCAACTAGCACTGAGCCAAGCACAGCTTCACCCCAAAGACAGTGGTCTGCTGAGCCCAAGGGAGGAACCTTACAAAACGGAGCATACTTTTCTCCAAGTCAGCCGCAGAATGGTTACACAACCACCAATGATAATAACACTAGTTGCCTCTTGAAGAAGAAAGTTTCTGGAGCCACTAAAGGACAGCCGTTAAGTGTTGCATCGAAGGACTGCCAGGATTTAGGCAGCCCAAATGCAGTTTCCTCTCCGAAACTCAACAAGCATTCTTATTACACTGTGGAGGACAATAAATCTGGACAAGCAATGAAAGCAAGTCCTCTTAAGAGGAGTCCTAAGACTCAGACTCCAGCAAGTTGTGGTAAAGACACCGAACAGCTGGCTCCAGAGTTGCACAGCCTTGGTTCTTCTTCGCAAAGTCAAGATGAGGGAGGTCAACTGGTTAGCGCCCAGTACGTCCCTGCTCAGAAACAGAATGTAAATCTCCGCAAGGGTGGCACCAAGAACATCAAGATTGTCAAGGTGAAACATTCCACCAGTGCCAAAAGTAGACCTCACGTGTCCGAGCAGGTTCCCGAGACTGTTCGTGACAAGCATCGGACAGGATCTAGAAGATCTCGACAAGTGGACGAAGTCCACCACTTGCACAAGTCCTCCAAGAAGGTCTCCACAAAACCCAAGAGAATCCCTGCCTCCATCCCTGAAGGAAGAATCTTGGAAAAGCACACCAGTTCCACAGGGGGTCGATCTTCTGCTCAGAGACACCACGGACATCATCGACATCATGAGGCAGTATTGGCCAAGCCCAAGTACAAGCGCAACGACTACCACCGGCGCCCGAAGGGTCTCCACGAGATCCCCTACGAGGAGGCTTTCAAGAGAGCCCACCGTAGGCAGAAACGAGAAATGCTGGGGCACATGTCTGCCATGTATCTGCCGTCTAACGCACACTACACTAGCCCCTATGCCTACGTGGGAAGCGACTCTGAATATTCGGCCGAGTGCGCCTCCCTCTTCCATTCCACCATTCTGGACACAAGTGAGGATGAGCGTAGTAACTATACCACCAACTGTTTTGGGGACAGCGAGTCGAGTGCTAGCGAGGCGGACTATGTAGCTGAAAGCAGCACTAGCAGTGACTCTGAGGGCAGTGCAGGGGTCAACTGGCCCCAATTCAACCAGGCAGGATCCCACGGAATGACGTCAGCACAGGCGAAGGCATTTGTCAAAATCAAGGCTTCCCATAACTTGAAGAAGAAGATCTTACGTTTCCGATCAGGCTCGTTAAAACTCATGACCACAGTGTGA